A window of Myxococcales bacterium genomic DNA:
CGGATTTCCTCGTCGGTAAAGGCCGGGCCGAGGTAGTTGTGGCGTAGTGGTTCGCGGCGCGGCAACCCGTAGTGCAGGGCGCCGGCCAGCAGCGCCGCTCCCACGCTGGTGCCGCTGTCGTCGGGCATGGGCGGCACGAACACTTCCTCGAAAGGCGTTTCCGCCGTGATTTTTCCGTTCAGCACGCAGTTCATCGCCACGCCGCCCGTCAGGCACAGCCGGCGGTCGGGCGCCATCGCGGCCAGGTCGCGCAGCAAGGCGAAAACCAGTTCCTCGGTCGCCTGTTGCGTCGCGGCGGCAAGGTCGAAGAATCGCGCGTCGGGTTCCATTTCCGGCGTGTAGGGCGGCCCGAGCAATTCGACCAGCTTGGGCGTGAACAGGCCGGGCCGGTGGAATTGGTAATAATTGAAATAGGGCAGATCGATCTCGAATCGGCCGTTGCCCTGATAATGCAGTAGCGAGCGCATTGGGCCGAGATACCGTTGCGGGTCGCCGTGCGCGGCGGCGGCCATCAGTTTCCATTCGTGGCGGTCGGGTTGCAGGCCGAGAAAAGCCGTCAGCGCCGAATAGAAGCAACCGACGCTGTGCGGAAATTCGACGCTTTGCAACCGGCGCAGGGTCGCGCCTTCGCCCCGGTAGAAAACCGTGGTTTCCTTTTCGCCGAAACCGTCGATTGACAAGATCGCACCTGAATCGAACGGGCTGAGCAAGAACGCCGTGGCGGCGTGGCAATCGTGATGGGTGAGGTAATGAATATTCAATCCGCCGAGCCGCGCCTCGTCGATGTGCAGGAAGGCGCTTCGGGCATCGGCGCCGGGCGTCCCGCCGAGCAGATAATTCACCGGCGCGTACAGCAACTCGCCGCGAAAGCGGGCGCGCTCGCTTTGCACCGGCGACAGGTTTTCGAGATAAATGGCCGGATTGGCGGAGATCGCGACGGCCGTCAATTCGCCGAGGGTCAGGTCGGCCCGCCGCAGGCAATAGGCCATTGCCTGCGCCGGAAAACGGCGGGTTCGTTTTTCGCGGCTGAATCGCTCTTCCTGCGCCGCGGCGACGATTCGTCCGTCCACGGCCAGGGCGGCGGACGTGTTGTAATCGTTGAGGTCCAAACCGAGGATGGCGATCGGCATGTCGTCTCGTTTCCGGTTGTTCGGTGAAACGCTATTCTTTTTCATCGGCGCTTGTCAATTTTCGCCAGGCCGCCGCCAATTCGGACGGCGTGGTGATCCACAAATCGCCGCGTTCGCGGCAGAGGTCGAGCAATCGTTCGTGCAAGGTCAGCAATTCCGCGCGGCCCGACAAATGATTTTCGAGGTGATTCACGAAAACCGCGATCCCGCCGATCCGCGTCAGCCAGTCCAGTTTCCGGCGCCACAAATCCGGCCAGGTGCGCTTTCGATAACCCAAGGTCAACAGGCGGTCGTCGAGCGGAATCGTCACCGGGATTTCCAGCAAGTCGTCTTTTTCGAACGGAAAAACGGTCGTGGCGCCGCGGCGCGTGGCGATCATCGACCCCAGGTCGGTGTCGATGGTGCTGCTGGACCAGGTGAAAATCCCGGACAACACTTTGTCGAGGCGCGGCGAGGTAAACAGCGACGGAGCGCGAAATCCCCGGATTTCCAGTTGCCGCAGCGGTACGGCGAACGGGGCGAGGCGCCGCTCGATTTCCGCGAGCGCGAGAAACGGCAGGCGGTTGTCGTGCACGTCGCCGTGCAGGCCGATTTCGTGGCCGCGCCGGTGAAGGTCTTCCAATTGCGGGGTGAAACGCGGCAGGTCGCGGCCGACCGCGAACCAGCACGAACGAATCCCGCGGTTTTCTTCCGCCGCCGCGTATTCCGCCACGTGCCGGAAGGCTTTCGGCTTGTCCAGATCGTGCGTAAACAACACCGCCGCCCGCTTGCCCTCCGGCCACTGCGGCCTGGCCGGGCAG
This region includes:
- a CDS encoding carbamoyltransferase — encoded protein: MPIAILGLDLNDYNTSAALAVDGRIVAAAQEERFSREKRTRRFPAQAMAYCLRRADLTLGELTAVAISANPAIYLENLSPVQSERARFRGELLYAPVNYLLGGTPGADARSAFLHIDEARLGGLNIHYLTHHDCHAATAFLLSPFDSGAILSIDGFGEKETTVFYRGEGATLRRLQSVEFPHSVGCFYSALTAFLGLQPDRHEWKLMAAAAHGDPQRYLGPMRSLLHYQGNGRFEIDLPYFNYYQFHRPGLFTPKLVELLGPPYTPEMEPDARFFDLAAATQQATEELVFALLRDLAAMAPDRRLCLTGGVAMNCVLNGKITAETPFEEVFVPPMPDDSGTSVGAALLAGALHYGLPRREPLRHNYLGPAFTDEEIRRELERDRLPFSQPADVAEAAAARLAAGQLVGWFQGGLEFGDRALGNRSILADPRDAAAPARINALVKDRRPYQPFAPSILAERAAAWFENATPSPFMEKTFRVRPAQAARIPAVLGPDGHARLQTVTPEQNGAFHRLIGAFEKSTGVPLVLNTSFNLRGEPIVCTVRDAIRTFFASGLDALFVGPYCVEKSPR